The Paracoccus liaowanqingii genome window below encodes:
- a CDS encoding ABC transporter permease: MANAALDPHAAIATTASGVGSGLLTTEDGKPLARALVRSQRRARKRAFLLVLPLLVFILVTFVVPIGQMLTRSFHNDGFSANMPQVSAWFAETERGTPPDEAAWTALATDLVASADARSIGVVGTRINYDMPGTRSLFTSTGRQVRGGMEPPYQANLLEINEDWGDPRLWSVMREASTPLTANFYLASMDRTRDETGAIQQVEEQQRIYATLFWRTFWLSAVITALTFILGFPIAHLLATLPMRRSNLLMILVLLPFWTSLLVRTTSWMVLLQQQGVVNDILVWLGVIGGSQRLQMIYNQTGTIIAMTHILLPFMILPLYSVMRTINPTYVRAARSLGATSWTAFRRVYFPQTLPGLGAGAMLVFILAVGYYITPALVGGSSGMLISNMIAQHMTGTLNWSMAAALAALLLGAVLVLYWVYDRLVGVDNLKLG; this comes from the coding sequence ATGGCGAACGCCGCACTTGATCCACATGCCGCCATCGCCACCACCGCATCCGGGGTGGGGTCGGGGCTCTTGACCACCGAGGACGGCAAGCCGCTGGCGCGCGCGCTGGTGCGCAGCCAGCGCCGCGCCCGCAAGCGGGCCTTCCTGCTGGTGCTGCCGCTGCTGGTCTTCATCCTGGTCACCTTCGTGGTGCCGATCGGGCAGATGCTGACGCGGTCCTTCCACAATGACGGCTTCTCGGCCAACATGCCGCAGGTCTCGGCGTGGTTCGCCGAAACGGAGCGCGGCACGCCCCCGGACGAGGCCGCCTGGACGGCCTTGGCCACCGACTTGGTCGCCAGCGCGGATGCGCGCAGCATCGGCGTGGTGGGCACGCGGATCAACTATGACATGCCGGGCACGCGGTCGCTGTTCACCTCGACCGGCCGCCAGGTGCGCGGCGGGATGGAGCCGCCCTATCAGGCCAACCTGCTGGAGATCAACGAGGACTGGGGCGACCCGCGCCTGTGGTCGGTCATGCGCGAGGCCTCGACCCCGCTGACCGCGAACTTCTACCTGGCCTCGATGGACCGCACCCGCGACGAGACCGGCGCGATCCAGCAGGTCGAGGAACAGCAGCGCATCTATGCGACGCTGTTCTGGCGCACCTTCTGGCTGTCGGCGGTGATCACCGCCCTGACCTTCATCCTGGGCTTTCCCATCGCGCATCTGCTGGCGACGCTGCCGATGCGCCGCTCGAACCTGCTGATGATCCTGGTGCTGCTGCCCTTCTGGACCTCGCTTCTGGTGCGCACGACCAGCTGGATGGTGCTTCTGCAGCAGCAGGGCGTGGTCAACGACATCCTGGTCTGGCTGGGCGTGATCGGCGGCAGCCAGCGGCTGCAGATGATCTACAACCAGACCGGCACGATTATCGCGATGACGCATATCCTGCTGCCCTTCATGATCCTGCCGCTGTACTCGGTGATGCGGACGATCAACCCGACCTATGTGCGCGCCGCGCGCAGCCTGGGAGCGACCAGCTGGACGGCGTTCCGCCGGGTCTATTTCCCGCAGACCCTGCCGGGACTGGGGGCGGGCGCGATGCTGGTCTTCATCCTGGCGGTCGGATACTACATCACCCCCGCGCTGGTCGGCGGATCCTCGGGGATGCTGATCTCCAACATGATCGCCCAGCATATGACCGGCACGCTGAACTGGTCGATGGCCGCGGCGCTGGCCGCCCTGCTCTTGGGCGCGGTGCTGGTCCTCTACTGGGTCTATGACCGCCTCGTCGGCGTCGACAACCTGAAACTGGGATAG
- a CDS encoding ABC transporter permease has protein sequence MALPSYASPLERVWHYAYLAGCAAIFFFLIAPIVVIIPLSFNAEPYFTFTDRMLEFDPEGYSTRWYSSLLTFGMQDPEATGWAFWSDAWANANWVKAAKNSIIIGVCSTIVATGLGTLAALGLSRPEMPYRRAIMAILISPMIVPLIITATGMFFFYSNPCELLTLVGLDPQCGRLAGSYLGVILAHATLGIPFVIITVTATLVGFDQSLNRAAASLGANPRTTFFKVTMPLILPGVVSGALFAFVTSFDEVVAVLFIAGPDQQTIPRQMWNGIREQISPAILAVATLLVIFSIALLTTVELLRRRSERIRGVTPR, from the coding sequence ATGGCACTTCCAAGCTATGCATCACCGCTGGAGCGCGTCTGGCATTACGCCTATCTGGCCGGCTGCGCGGCGATCTTCTTCTTCCTCATCGCGCCCATCGTGGTCATCATCCCGCTGAGCTTCAACGCCGAGCCCTATTTCACCTTCACCGACCGGATGCTGGAGTTCGACCCCGAGGGCTACAGCACCCGCTGGTATTCCAGCCTGCTGACCTTCGGCATGCAGGACCCCGAGGCCACGGGCTGGGCCTTCTGGTCGGATGCCTGGGCCAATGCGAACTGGGTCAAGGCAGCCAAGAACTCGATCATCATCGGGGTCTGCTCGACCATCGTGGCGACCGGGCTGGGGACGCTGGCGGCGCTTGGCCTGTCGCGCCCCGAGATGCCCTATCGCCGGGCGATCATGGCGATCCTGATCTCTCCGATGATCGTGCCGCTGATCATCACCGCGACGGGGATGTTCTTCTTCTATTCGAACCCCTGCGAGCTGCTGACCCTGGTGGGTCTGGATCCGCAATGCGGGCGGCTGGCGGGCAGCTATCTGGGGGTGATCCTGGCCCATGCGACCTTGGGCATCCCCTTCGTCATCATCACCGTGACCGCGACGCTGGTGGGGTTCGACCAGTCGCTGAACCGCGCGGCGGCCAGCCTGGGGGCCAATCCGCGCACGACCTTCTTCAAGGTGACCATGCCCCTGATCCTGCCGGGCGTGGTGTCGGGGGCGCTGTTCGCCTTCGTCACCTCGTTCGACGAGGTGGTGGCGGTGCTGTTCATCGCCGGCCCCGATCAGCAGACCATCCCCCGCCAGATGTGGAACGGCATCCGCGAGCAGATCAGCCCGGCCATCCTTGCGGTGGCCACGCTGCTGGTGATCTTCTCGATCGCGCTTCTGACCACGGTCGAGCTGCTGCGCCGCCGGTCCGAGCGCATCCGGGGCGTCACGCCGCGATGA
- a CDS encoding hemerythrin domain-containing protein, translated as MTEATRGPMTLDELEDAAARPAPPAYPAITRAERAHGRRLAAIHDMYRAELDGVARLLSQIRARVAQPGELAPALAGTQLARNMAMFGTACGRDCALLQNHHDIEEQWMFPALSSAGGAALAPVIARLMAEHRLIHALIGDLHQAAEALVADPGAAAFARCAEGFAALDRAIRSHFGYEETVLEEPLGALRVPI; from the coding sequence ATGACCGAGGCGACGCGCGGGCCGATGACCTTGGACGAGCTGGAGGACGCGGCGGCGCGTCCTGCCCCGCCCGCCTATCCGGCGATCACCCGGGCCGAGCGCGCGCATGGCCGCCGCCTGGCCGCCATCCACGACATGTACCGGGCCGAATTGGACGGGGTTGCGCGCCTTCTGTCCCAGATCCGGGCGCGCGTGGCCCAGCCCGGGGAACTGGCGCCCGCGCTGGCGGGCACGCAGCTGGCGCGCAATATGGCGATGTTCGGCACCGCCTGCGGGCGCGATTGCGCGCTGCTGCAGAACCATCACGACATCGAGGAGCAGTGGATGTTCCCCGCGCTGTCCTCGGCCGGGGGGGCGGCGCTGGCCCCGGTGATCGCGCGGCTGATGGCCGAGCATCGGCTGATCCACGCGCTGATCGGCGATCTGCACCAAGCCGCCGAGGCGCTGGTCGCGGATCCCGGCGCGGCGGCCTTTGCCCGCTGCGCCGAGGGCTTTGCGGCGCTGGACCGGGCCATCCGGTCGCATTTCGGATATGAGGAGACGGTGCTGGAGGAGCCCCTGGGGGCGTTGCGGGTGCCGATCTGA
- a CDS encoding AEC family transporter yields MSALFTIILPIFLVVGFGYLVAWRGWFGPTAVDGLMSYAQNFAVPMLLCVSMSRLDLGTEFRAQLLIPFYLGAFAGFGLGWAGARYLFHRPPMDCVAIGFVCLFSNSLLLGIPITERAYGPEALDGNWAIIALHSPLLYTFGITVMEFTRARGSGLSVGRISLRALSGVLRTALVIGILSGLTINLLTQAGLVLPQGVWDAADMIARSALPAALFGLGGVLFRYRPEGDMGAIALCCACALVLHPAITFATGHLLGLDRDGMRSAVLTASMAPGVNAYLFANIYGAARRVAASSVLIATALSTLTIWMWLAILP; encoded by the coding sequence ATGAGCGCGCTCTTCACGATCATCCTGCCGATCTTCCTGGTGGTGGGGTTCGGCTATCTGGTCGCGTGGCGCGGCTGGTTCGGCCCGACCGCCGTGGACGGGCTGATGAGCTATGCCCAGAACTTCGCCGTGCCGATGCTGCTCTGCGTGTCGATGTCCCGTCTGGACCTGGGGACCGAGTTCCGCGCGCAGCTGCTGATCCCCTTCTATCTGGGCGCCTTCGCGGGCTTCGGGCTGGGCTGGGCGGGGGCGCGCTACCTGTTCCACCGGCCGCCGATGGATTGCGTGGCGATCGGCTTCGTCTGCCTCTTCTCGAACAGCCTGCTCTTGGGCATCCCGATCACCGAACGCGCCTACGGGCCCGAGGCGCTGGACGGCAACTGGGCGATCATCGCCCTGCATTCGCCGCTGCTCTACACTTTCGGGATCACGGTGATGGAGTTCACCCGCGCCCGCGGCTCGGGCCTGTCGGTCGGGCGCATCTCGCTGCGCGCCCTGTCCGGCGTGCTGCGCACCGCGCTGGTCATCGGCATCCTGTCGGGCCTGACCATCAACCTGCTGACGCAGGCGGGGCTGGTGCTGCCGCAGGGGGTCTGGGACGCGGCCGACATGATCGCGCGCTCGGCCCTGCCGGCGGCGCTCTTCGGGCTGGGGGGCGTCCTCTTCCGCTACCGTCCCGAGGGCGACATGGGGGCCATCGCGCTCTGCTGCGCCTGCGCGCTGGTCCTCCATCCCGCCATCACCTTCGCCACCGGCCACCTCCTGGGCCTCGACCGCGACGGGATGCGCTCGGCGGTGCTGACCGCGTCGATGGCGCCGGGCGTGAACGCCTATCTCTTCGCCAACATCTACGGCGCCGCCCGCCGCGTCGCCGCCTCCAGCGTCCTGATCGCCACCGCCCTCTCGACCCTGACGATCTGGATGTGGCTCGCGATCCTGCCCTGA
- a CDS encoding MBL fold metallo-hydrolase: MSGPTLRATILGCGSSGGVPRLGNRWGECDPANPRNRRRRCSLLVERDGPGGTTRVLIDTGPDLVPQMLDADVAVLDAVVYTHAHADHVHGIDDLRQMVFNARRILPIHADAPTAHALTTRFGYVFETPEGSQYPPICALHPITGRITVDGPGGPVALIPFRVQHGEITALGFRIGGLVYLPDVSAIPEAAWPLIQDAPVFICDALRPQPHPSHAHLALALDWIARSRSPRAILTNMHIEMDYATIAATTPAHVTPAHDGLQIVTTALTPDLPPAA; this comes from the coding sequence GTGAGCGGCCCGACGCTGCGCGCCACCATCCTGGGCTGCGGATCCTCGGGCGGCGTGCCCCGCCTTGGCAACCGGTGGGGCGAGTGCGACCCCGCCAACCCCCGCAACCGCCGCCGCCGCTGTTCGCTGCTGGTTGAGCGCGACGGCCCCGGCGGCACCACGCGGGTGCTGATCGACACCGGCCCCGACCTGGTGCCGCAGATGCTGGATGCCGACGTGGCGGTGCTGGACGCGGTCGTCTACACCCATGCCCATGCCGATCATGTCCACGGCATCGACGACCTGCGCCAGATGGTCTTCAATGCCCGCCGCATCCTGCCGATCCATGCCGACGCGCCCACGGCCCATGCGCTGACCACCCGCTTCGGCTATGTCTTCGAGACGCCCGAGGGCAGCCAGTACCCCCCCATCTGCGCGCTGCACCCGATCACCGGGCGCATCACCGTCGACGGCCCCGGCGGCCCCGTCGCCCTGATCCCCTTCCGCGTCCAGCACGGAGAGATCACGGCCCTGGGCTTCCGCATCGGCGGCCTCGTCTACCTGCCCGACGTCTCGGCCATCCCCGAGGCCGCCTGGCCGCTGATCCAGGATGCGCCGGTCTTCATCTGCGACGCGCTGCGCCCCCAGCCCCATCCCAGCCACGCCCATCTGGCGCTGGCCCTGGACTGGATCGCCCGCTCGCGCAGCCCGCGGGCCATCCTGACCAACATGCATATCGAGATGGACTACGCCACCATCGCTGCCACGACGCCCGCCCATGTCACCCCCGCCCATGACGGGCTGCAGATCGTCACCACCGCCCTGACCCCCGACCTTCCCCCCGCCGCATGA
- a CDS encoding TatD family hydrolase → MHDATPLSLTDSHCHLDFPDFEGEHDALIARAHAAGVTRMVTICTRLRQEPQVRALAEAHAGVFYAAGTHPMSVADEPMATLDQLVALADHPKFVAIGETGLDYHYTAETAALQQDSLHIHIEAARVTGLPLIIHARDADEDMARILTEEHRAGAFGCVMHCFSSSPALAEAALDLGFYLSMSGIAAFPRSSDLRDIFKAAPLDRILVETDSPYLAPPPHRGRRNEPAYVAHTAAVGAQVFGLDLPDFAARTEANFDRLFAKAAR, encoded by the coding sequence ATGCACGACGCGACCCCCCTGTCGCTGACCGACAGCCATTGCCATCTGGATTTCCCCGATTTCGAGGGCGAGCATGACGCGCTGATCGCCCGTGCCCATGCGGCGGGCGTGACCCGCATGGTCACCATCTGCACCAGGCTGCGCCAGGAACCGCAGGTCCGCGCGCTGGCCGAGGCGCATGCGGGCGTCTTCTACGCCGCCGGCACCCACCCGATGAGCGTGGCCGACGAGCCGATGGCGACGCTGGACCAGCTGGTGGCCCTGGCTGATCATCCCAAGTTCGTGGCCATCGGCGAGACGGGCCTCGACTATCACTACACCGCCGAGACGGCCGCCCTGCAGCAGGACAGCCTGCACATCCATATCGAGGCCGCGCGCGTGACCGGCCTGCCGCTGATCATCCATGCCCGCGACGCGGATGAAGACATGGCCCGCATCCTGACCGAGGAGCACCGCGCGGGCGCCTTCGGCTGCGTGATGCACTGCTTCAGCTCGTCGCCCGCTTTGGCCGAGGCGGCGCTGGATCTGGGCTTCTACCTGTCCATGTCGGGCATCGCGGCCTTCCCGCGGTCGTCCGACCTGCGCGACATCTTCAAGGCCGCGCCGCTGGACCGGATCCTGGTCGAAACCGACAGCCCCTACCTGGCCCCGCCCCCCCATCGCGGGCGCCGCAACGAACCCGCCTATGTCGCCCATACCGCCGCCGTCGGCGCGCAGGTCTTCGGGCTGGACCTGCCCGACTTCGCGGCCCGGACCGAGGCGAATTTCGACCGCCTCTTTGCCAAGGCCGCCCGGTGA
- the tmk gene encoding dTMP kinase, with the protein MLISFEGIDGCGKSTQARLLAEALRAEGREVVLTREPGGSPGAEEIRRLLVEGAGERWSPETECLLFTAARRDHLERTIRPALAAGHTVVTDRFADSTRVYQGAARGDLRDLVDRLHGLMIGIEPDRSFVIDIDPATGLQRGAARGGAEDRFESLGLGFQERLATGFRALAREYPDRVRLIDGTGTPAQVAARIRLAL; encoded by the coding sequence ATGCTGATCAGCTTCGAAGGCATCGACGGCTGCGGCAAGTCCACCCAGGCCCGGCTTCTGGCCGAGGCCTTGCGCGCCGAGGGCCGCGAGGTCGTGCTGACCCGCGAGCCCGGCGGCAGCCCCGGCGCCGAGGAGATCCGCCGCCTGCTGGTCGAGGGCGCGGGCGAACGCTGGTCGCCCGAGACGGAATGCCTGCTCTTCACCGCCGCCCGCCGCGATCATCTGGAGCGCACCATCCGCCCCGCGCTGGCGGCGGGCCACACGGTCGTCACCGACCGCTTCGCCGACAGCACCCGCGTCTATCAGGGCGCCGCGCGCGGCGACCTGCGGGATCTGGTCGACCGGCTGCACGGGCTGATGATCGGGATCGAGCCCGACCGCAGCTTCGTCATCGACATCGACCCCGCCACCGGGTTGCAGCGCGGCGCGGCACGCGGCGGGGCCGAGGACCGCTTCGAAAGCCTGGGGTTGGGGTTTCAGGAACGCCTCGCCACCGGGTTTCGCGCGCTGGCCCGGGAATATCCCGACCGGGTCCGCCTGATCGACGGCACGGGGACGCCCGCGCAGGTCGCCGCCCGCATCCGCCTGGCCCTGTGA
- a CDS encoding D-alanyl-D-alanine carboxypeptidase family protein, whose product MRAFLIWLAAALALAAPARAFETTATSAWVYDVATGTVLMEKNADVPLPPASMSKLMTLTMLFEALHDGRYTMESTFPVSVEAWRMGGSKMFVEPADRPTVEELIHGIIVNSGNDACVVVAEGMAGTEAAFARQMTARAAELGMTHTNLTNSSGWPDPEHRMSMHDLGVLAAYMIREFPELYEKFAMTEYTYKGRVPSNANNRNPLLRLGTGEWTADGLKTGHTQEAGYGLVGSAIQDGRRVIFVISGLDSDRARAEESERIVNWAFRDFAMNRLVPAGETVLEAPVWLGTETRVGLTTRNGVNVLVPIAVRDQVRVEVVYDGPIPAPIAEGAEIARLVVTVPGRPDTVTPLLAASAVPEAGFVGRLRGAVMQLGQRAISAVTG is encoded by the coding sequence TGCGCGCATTCCTGATCTGGCTCGCCGCCGCGCTGGCCTTGGCCGCCCCCGCCCGGGCCTTCGAGACCACGGCCACCTCGGCCTGGGTCTATGACGTGGCGACGGGCACGGTGCTGATGGAAAAGAACGCCGACGTGCCGCTGCCCCCGGCCTCGATGTCCAAGCTGATGACCCTGACCATGCTCTTCGAGGCGCTCCATGACGGGCGCTACACGATGGAGAGCACCTTCCCCGTGTCGGTCGAGGCCTGGCGGATGGGCGGATCGAAGATGTTCGTCGAGCCCGCCGACCGCCCAACGGTCGAGGAGCTGATCCACGGCATCATCGTCAATTCGGGCAACGATGCCTGCGTGGTGGTGGCCGAGGGCATGGCCGGGACCGAGGCGGCCTTTGCCCGGCAGATGACCGCGCGCGCCGCCGAGCTGGGGATGACCCATACGAACCTGACCAATTCGTCCGGATGGCCCGACCCCGAACACCGCATGTCGATGCACGATCTGGGCGTGCTGGCCGCCTACATGATCCGCGAGTTTCCCGAACTCTACGAGAAGTTCGCGATGACCGAATACACCTACAAGGGCCGCGTGCCCTCGAACGCGAACAACCGCAACCCGCTGCTGCGGCTTGGCACCGGCGAATGGACCGCCGACGGGCTCAAGACCGGCCACACGCAGGAGGCGGGCTATGGCTTGGTCGGATCGGCGATCCAGGACGGGCGGCGGGTCATCTTCGTCATCTCGGGGCTGGACAGCGACCGCGCCCGCGCCGAGGAATCCGAGCGCATCGTCAACTGGGCCTTTCGCGACTTCGCCATGAACCGGCTGGTCCCCGCGGGCGAGACGGTGCTGGAGGCGCCCGTCTGGCTGGGCACCGAGACGCGGGTGGGCCTGACGACCCGGAACGGCGTCAACGTGCTGGTGCCGATCGCCGTGCGCGACCAGGTCCGGGTCGAGGTCGTCTATGACGGCCCGATCCCCGCCCCGATCGCAGAGGGCGCCGAGATCGCGCGGCTGGTGGTGACCGTGCCCGGCCGGCCCGACACCGTCACCCCGCTGCTGGCCGCCTCGGCCGTGCCCGAGGCGGGCTTCGTCGGCCGACTGCGCGGCGCCGTGATGCAGCTGGGCCAGCGCGCGATCAGCGCCGTCACCGGCTGA